One segment of Drosophila mauritiana strain mau12 chromosome 3R, ASM438214v1, whole genome shotgun sequence DNA contains the following:
- the LOC117143618 gene encoding soluble guanylate cyclase 88E isoform X2, whose amino-acid sequence MYGLLLENLSEYIKSVYGEEKWEDIRRQAGIDSPSFSVHQVYPENLLQKLAKKAQQVLGVSERDFMDQMGVYFVGFVGQYGYDRVLSVLGRHMRDFLNGLDNLHEYLKFSYPRMRAPSFICENETKQGLTLHYRSKRRGFVYYTMGQIREVARYFYHKEMHIELVREEILFDTVHVTFQLTFDNRAFTLASLAMTREEKHLPISAHVLFEIFPFCMVFGADMVVRSIGNSLMVILPELLGKKITAWFDLVRPLIAFKFQTILNRTNNIFELVTVDPVTERFDVQNEDLLQHEDGSEPEKSLRLKGQMVYMENWRMIMFLGTPVMPDLTSLITTGLYINDLSMHDFSRDLMLAGTQQSVELKLALDQEQQKSKKLEESMRLLDEEMRRTDELLYQMIPKQVADRLRRGENPIDTCEMFDSVSILFSDIVTFTEICSRITPMEVVSMLNAMYSIFDKLTERNSVYKVETIGDAYMVVAGAPDKDANHAERVCDMALDMVDAITDLKDPSTGQHLRIRVGVHSGAVVAGIVGLKMPRYCLFGDTVNTASRMESTSIAMKVHISESTKVLIGPNYKIIERGEIDVKGKGTMGTYWLEERENRLPLQLTAALQVHPLSPVPSTPTPKTKAIMPPVSKPLTPMVPVSVSLAVSIPATNVPAVDVMAPSSSISGLVLTAAAAAHMSLHHQAVVAEALTGASVEVPPPVASGATGAAVGGGAPPDDRNSRIYSPVTFKDVARRSVANSPVRSCAPPDQERRRESRSNSTGHVFMRTPSDIFGSLILDTEEFLEDLQISRSSLANNNNNPSPCGFSPTPPFRIGSAPPKPRPSNPDKFTPEELAAMDQLTPPSTAPARETASCSSASLDRDKATKLNSSLDATTPTALAAVICPMRSKSPPMTVAPVVHMVQASTSKGDSQRPGSKDSVSSISLHSPPPHRSNSAPARPHSMSKAARKAFLAAKQTKAMEKLDKMIEEVQEVESQSATKAANMRLALYGHDGAGDLAAGGCPLFLPPPPQQQQRLMPSSISDSGLCSHGHSHAPSCHHMDPKMSNSQSFQHSPRGGITHQCCSGFGHGNGRHSHRMHSNACRIL is encoded by the exons ATGTACGGACTGCTGCTGGAGAACCTATCCGAGTACATCAAGTCCGTTTACGGCGAGGAGAAATGGGAGGACATCCGGCGACAGGCTGGCATCGATTCGCCCTCCTTCAGCGTACATCAAGTCTATCCCGAGAATCTGCTGCAGAAGCTGGCCAAAAAGGCTCAACAG GTGCTGGGCGTTTCGGAGCGGGATTTCATGGACCAGATGGGCGTCTACTTCGTGGGCTTTGTGGGTCAGTATGGCTACGATCGTGTCCTGTCCGTCCTGGGCCGCCACATGCGCGACTTCCTCAACGGACTGGACAACCTGCATGAGTACCTGAAGTTCTCGTATCCGCGGATGAGAGCTCCCAGCTTTATCTGcgaaaacgaaacgaagcAGGGTCTGACCCTGCACTATCGTTCCAAGCGTCGAGGATTCGTCTACTACACGATGGGTCAAATCCGAG AGGTGGCACGGTATTTCTATCACAAGGAGATGCACATCGAGCTCGTTCGGGAGGAGATCCTCTTCGACACGGTACACGTGACCTTCCAACTGACCTTCGATAATCGGGCCTTCACGCTTGCATCCTTGGCCATGACCCGAGAGGAGAAGCATCTGCCCATCAGTGCTCATGTGCTGTTCGAGATATTTCCCTTTTGCATGGTTTTTGG tGCTGATATGGTTGTGCGTAGTATTGGTAACTCATTGATGGTGATTTTACCGGAACTTCTGGGAAAAAAAATTACGGCCTGGTTCGATCTAGTTCGACCCTTAATTGCTTTCAAGTTTCAGACT ATACTCAATCGTACTAACAACATTTTCGAGCTTGTCACTGTGGATCCAGTTACGGAGAGATTCGATGTTCAAAACGAGGATCTACTGCAGCATGAAGATGGCAGCGAACCGGAAAAGTCTCTTAGATTAAAAG GTCAAATGGTTTACATGGAGAACTGGCGCATGATCATGTTTCTGGGTACTCCCGTAATGCCGGATCTGACCTCCCTAATAACCACAGGTCTATATATCAACGATTTGTCCATGCACGACTTCAGCAGAGATCTCATGCTGGCGGGTACTCAACAATCGGTGGAACTGAAGTTGGCACTGGATCAAGAACAGCAGAAGTCCAAGAAGCTGGAGGAGTCCATGAGATTG TTGGATGAGGAGATGCGTAGAACGGATGAGCTGCTGTATCAGATGATACCCAAACAGGTGGCTGATAGGCTCAGGCGGGGCGAGAATCCCATTGATACCTGTGAG ATGTTCGATAGCGTTTCCATCCTGTTCTCAGACATCGTAACCTTCACCGAGATTTGCAGCCGCATTACTCCGATGGAGGTAGTGTCCATGTTGAACGCTATGTACTCCATTTTCGATAAGCTGACGGAACGGAATTCAGTGTACAAG GTGGAAACTATTGGTGATGCGTATATGGTGGTGGCGGGTGCTCCGGATAAGGATGCCAATCACGCCGAGCGAGTCTGTGATATGGCCCTGGATATGGTGGATGCGATAACCGATCTAAAGGATCCCTCAACGGGCCAGCACTTGAGGATAC GTGTGGGCGTCCATTCGGGCGCAGTGGTGGCGGGCATAGTGGGCCTTAAGATGCcgcgctactgtctctttggCGATACGGTCAATACCGCCTCACGAATGGAGTCCACCAGCATCGCCATGAAGGTGCACATATCCGAGTCCACGAAGGTTCTTATAGGACCTAACTACAAGATCATCGAGCGCGGTGAGATTGATGTAAAGGGCAAGGGCACCATGGGCACATATTGGTTGGAGGAGCGTGAGAACCGGCTGCCTCTGCAACTAACCGCTGCTCTGCAGGTTCATCCGCTCTCACCTGTTCCATCGACGCCCACACCCAAGACGAAGGCCATTATGCCTCCTGTATCCAAGCCGTTGACTCCGATGGTGCCCGTTTCGGTTTCCCTAGCAGTTTCCATTCCCGCCACCAACGTTCCTGCTGTGGATGTGATGGCACCATCATCCAGCATTTCCGGTTTGGTACTAACAGCCGCTGCAGCGGCTCACATGTCGCTACATCACCAGGCGGTGGTGGCGGAGGCATTAACTGGAGCTTCAGTTGAAGTGCCACCACCAGTAGCTTCTGGCGCAACAGGAGCGGCAGTGGGTGGAGGTGCACCGCCGGATGACCGCAACAGTCGCATCTACTCACCCGTCACCTTCAAGGATGTAGCTCGACGAAGCGTAGCCAATTCTCCGGTGAGGAGCTGTGCTCCACCGGATCAGGAGAGACGTCGCGAGTCCCGCTCCAATTCCACGGGCCACGTATTTATGCGAACTCCTTCGGATATTTTCGGCTCTCTCATCCTGGACACCGAGGAGTTTCTCGAGGATCTTCAAATCTCACGTTCCTCTCtggcaaacaacaacaacaacccgAGCCCTTGCGGATTTAGCCCAACTCCTCCATTCCGTATTGGCAGCGCACCGCCCAAGCCGAGACCTAGTAATCCGGATAAATTTACACCGGAGGAACTGGCCGCCATGGATCAACTGACGCCTCCGTCGACGGCACCAGCCAGAGAAACGGCCAGCTGCAGCAGTGCATCATTGGATCGCGACAAGGCGACCAAGCTGAA cagcagtcTAGATGCCACCACTCCAACTGCGTTGGCTGCTGTGATATGTCCAATGCGATCGAAGTCGCCGCCCATGACAGTGGCTCCAGTGGTGCACATGGTACAGGCTAGCACCAGTAAAGGCGACAGCCAACGACCAGGCTCGAAGGATTCGGTATCATCCATTTCCCTGCACTCACCTCCTCCGCATCGATCTAACTCGGCACCAGCCAG GCCGCACTCAATGTCGAAGGCGGCGCGAAAGGCCTTCCTGGCCGCCAAACAGACCAAGGCAATGGAGAAGCTGGACAAGATGATCGAAGAGGTTCAAGAAGTGGAGTCCCAGTCGGCGACAAAGGCGGCCAACATGCGTCTGGCCCTCTATGGCCACGATGGAGCTGGTGATTTGGCTGCCGGTGGGTGTCCACTGTTTCTGCCTCCGccgccgcagcaacaacagcgccTGATGCCCAGCTCCATCTCAGACTCCGGCCTCTGCAGTCATGG TCATAGTCATGCACCCAGCTGTCATCATATGGATCCGAAGATGAGCAACAGCCAGAGTTTCCAGCATTCCCCACGTGGCGGAATAACCCATCAGTGCTGCAGCGGCTTTGGACACGGAAATGGACGTCACTCGCACCGGATGCACTCGAATGCCTGCCGGATTCTGTAG
- the LOC117143618 gene encoding soluble guanylate cyclase 88E isoform X1 → MYGLLLENLSEYIKSVYGEEKWEDIRRQAGIDSPSFSVHQVYPENLLQKLAKKAQQVLGVSERDFMDQMGVYFVGFVGQYGYDRVLSVLGRHMRDFLNGLDNLHEYLKFSYPRMRAPSFICENETKQGLTLHYRSKRRGFVYYTMGQIREVARYFYHKEMHIELVREEILFDTVHVTFQLTFDNRAFTLASLAMTREEKHLPISAHVLFEIFPFCMVFGADMVVRSIGNSLMVILPELLGKKITAWFDLVRPLIAFKFQTILNRTNNIFELVTVDPVTERFDVQNEDLLQHEDGSEPEKSLRLKGQMVYMENWRMIMFLGTPVMPDLTSLITTGLYINDLSMHDFSRDLMLAGTQQSVELKLALDQEQQKSKKLEESMRLLDEEMRRTDELLYQMIPKQVADRLRRGENPIDTCEMFDSVSILFSDIVTFTEICSRITPMEVVSMLNAMYSIFDKLTERNSVYKVETIGDAYMVVAGAPDKDANHAERVCDMALDMVDAITDLKDPSTGQHLRIRVGVHSGAVVAGIVGLKMPRYCLFGDTVNTASRMESTSIAMKVHISESTKVLIGPNYKIIERGEIDVKGKGTMGTYWLEERENRLPLQLTAALQVHPLSPVPSTPTPKTKAIMPPVSKPLTPMVPVSVSLAVSIPATNVPAVDVMAPSSSISGLVLTAAAAAHMSLHHQAVVAEALTGASVEVPPPVASGATGAAVGGGAPPDDRNSRIYSPVTFKDVARRSVANSPVRSCAPPDQERRRESRSNSTGHVFMRTPSDIFGSLILDTEEFLEDLQISRSSLANNNNNPSPCGFSPTPPFRIGSAPPKPRPSNPDKFTPEELAAMDQLTPPSTAPARETASCSSASLDRDKATKLKKITFSNSSSLDATTPTALAAVICPMRSKSPPMTVAPVVHMVQASTSKGDSQRPGSKDSVSSISLHSPPPHRSNSAPARPHSMSKAARKAFLAAKQTKAMEKLDKMIEEVQEVESQSATKAANMRLALYGHDGAGDLAAGGCPLFLPPPPQQQQRLMPSSISDSGLCSHGHSHAPSCHHMDPKMSNSQSFQHSPRGGITHQCCSGFGHGNGRHSHRMHSNACRIL, encoded by the exons ATGTACGGACTGCTGCTGGAGAACCTATCCGAGTACATCAAGTCCGTTTACGGCGAGGAGAAATGGGAGGACATCCGGCGACAGGCTGGCATCGATTCGCCCTCCTTCAGCGTACATCAAGTCTATCCCGAGAATCTGCTGCAGAAGCTGGCCAAAAAGGCTCAACAG GTGCTGGGCGTTTCGGAGCGGGATTTCATGGACCAGATGGGCGTCTACTTCGTGGGCTTTGTGGGTCAGTATGGCTACGATCGTGTCCTGTCCGTCCTGGGCCGCCACATGCGCGACTTCCTCAACGGACTGGACAACCTGCATGAGTACCTGAAGTTCTCGTATCCGCGGATGAGAGCTCCCAGCTTTATCTGcgaaaacgaaacgaagcAGGGTCTGACCCTGCACTATCGTTCCAAGCGTCGAGGATTCGTCTACTACACGATGGGTCAAATCCGAG AGGTGGCACGGTATTTCTATCACAAGGAGATGCACATCGAGCTCGTTCGGGAGGAGATCCTCTTCGACACGGTACACGTGACCTTCCAACTGACCTTCGATAATCGGGCCTTCACGCTTGCATCCTTGGCCATGACCCGAGAGGAGAAGCATCTGCCCATCAGTGCTCATGTGCTGTTCGAGATATTTCCCTTTTGCATGGTTTTTGG tGCTGATATGGTTGTGCGTAGTATTGGTAACTCATTGATGGTGATTTTACCGGAACTTCTGGGAAAAAAAATTACGGCCTGGTTCGATCTAGTTCGACCCTTAATTGCTTTCAAGTTTCAGACT ATACTCAATCGTACTAACAACATTTTCGAGCTTGTCACTGTGGATCCAGTTACGGAGAGATTCGATGTTCAAAACGAGGATCTACTGCAGCATGAAGATGGCAGCGAACCGGAAAAGTCTCTTAGATTAAAAG GTCAAATGGTTTACATGGAGAACTGGCGCATGATCATGTTTCTGGGTACTCCCGTAATGCCGGATCTGACCTCCCTAATAACCACAGGTCTATATATCAACGATTTGTCCATGCACGACTTCAGCAGAGATCTCATGCTGGCGGGTACTCAACAATCGGTGGAACTGAAGTTGGCACTGGATCAAGAACAGCAGAAGTCCAAGAAGCTGGAGGAGTCCATGAGATTG TTGGATGAGGAGATGCGTAGAACGGATGAGCTGCTGTATCAGATGATACCCAAACAGGTGGCTGATAGGCTCAGGCGGGGCGAGAATCCCATTGATACCTGTGAG ATGTTCGATAGCGTTTCCATCCTGTTCTCAGACATCGTAACCTTCACCGAGATTTGCAGCCGCATTACTCCGATGGAGGTAGTGTCCATGTTGAACGCTATGTACTCCATTTTCGATAAGCTGACGGAACGGAATTCAGTGTACAAG GTGGAAACTATTGGTGATGCGTATATGGTGGTGGCGGGTGCTCCGGATAAGGATGCCAATCACGCCGAGCGAGTCTGTGATATGGCCCTGGATATGGTGGATGCGATAACCGATCTAAAGGATCCCTCAACGGGCCAGCACTTGAGGATAC GTGTGGGCGTCCATTCGGGCGCAGTGGTGGCGGGCATAGTGGGCCTTAAGATGCcgcgctactgtctctttggCGATACGGTCAATACCGCCTCACGAATGGAGTCCACCAGCATCGCCATGAAGGTGCACATATCCGAGTCCACGAAGGTTCTTATAGGACCTAACTACAAGATCATCGAGCGCGGTGAGATTGATGTAAAGGGCAAGGGCACCATGGGCACATATTGGTTGGAGGAGCGTGAGAACCGGCTGCCTCTGCAACTAACCGCTGCTCTGCAGGTTCATCCGCTCTCACCTGTTCCATCGACGCCCACACCCAAGACGAAGGCCATTATGCCTCCTGTATCCAAGCCGTTGACTCCGATGGTGCCCGTTTCGGTTTCCCTAGCAGTTTCCATTCCCGCCACCAACGTTCCTGCTGTGGATGTGATGGCACCATCATCCAGCATTTCCGGTTTGGTACTAACAGCCGCTGCAGCGGCTCACATGTCGCTACATCACCAGGCGGTGGTGGCGGAGGCATTAACTGGAGCTTCAGTTGAAGTGCCACCACCAGTAGCTTCTGGCGCAACAGGAGCGGCAGTGGGTGGAGGTGCACCGCCGGATGACCGCAACAGTCGCATCTACTCACCCGTCACCTTCAAGGATGTAGCTCGACGAAGCGTAGCCAATTCTCCGGTGAGGAGCTGTGCTCCACCGGATCAGGAGAGACGTCGCGAGTCCCGCTCCAATTCCACGGGCCACGTATTTATGCGAACTCCTTCGGATATTTTCGGCTCTCTCATCCTGGACACCGAGGAGTTTCTCGAGGATCTTCAAATCTCACGTTCCTCTCtggcaaacaacaacaacaacccgAGCCCTTGCGGATTTAGCCCAACTCCTCCATTCCGTATTGGCAGCGCACCGCCCAAGCCGAGACCTAGTAATCCGGATAAATTTACACCGGAGGAACTGGCCGCCATGGATCAACTGACGCCTCCGTCGACGGCACCAGCCAGAGAAACGGCCAGCTGCAGCAGTGCATCATTGGATCGCGACAAGGCGACCAAGCTGAA GAAAATCACTTTctccaacagcagcagtcTAGATGCCACCACTCCAACTGCGTTGGCTGCTGTGATATGTCCAATGCGATCGAAGTCGCCGCCCATGACAGTGGCTCCAGTGGTGCACATGGTACAGGCTAGCACCAGTAAAGGCGACAGCCAACGACCAGGCTCGAAGGATTCGGTATCATCCATTTCCCTGCACTCACCTCCTCCGCATCGATCTAACTCGGCACCAGCCAG GCCGCACTCAATGTCGAAGGCGGCGCGAAAGGCCTTCCTGGCCGCCAAACAGACCAAGGCAATGGAGAAGCTGGACAAGATGATCGAAGAGGTTCAAGAAGTGGAGTCCCAGTCGGCGACAAAGGCGGCCAACATGCGTCTGGCCCTCTATGGCCACGATGGAGCTGGTGATTTGGCTGCCGGTGGGTGTCCACTGTTTCTGCCTCCGccgccgcagcaacaacagcgccTGATGCCCAGCTCCATCTCAGACTCCGGCCTCTGCAGTCATGG TCATAGTCATGCACCCAGCTGTCATCATATGGATCCGAAGATGAGCAACAGCCAGAGTTTCCAGCATTCCCCACGTGGCGGAATAACCCATCAGTGCTGCAGCGGCTTTGGACACGGAAATGGACGTCACTCGCACCGGATGCACTCGAATGCCTGCCGGATTCTGTAG
- the LOC117143883 gene encoding uncharacterized protein LOC117143883 isoform X10 yields MFKNHLEMIGRNESPSKKAKFWQSYIRSLKGSEDIRAHEAPRASRPYSSYLDSPSYRSIYDEPATANERVQSSGYRYLPVSRDTYGYSPRAIYDHHYSRTIPANYDAEKAWNDHLKRMQEIERRYPSRYGLYLKDKPLTPNSLVPLEYEPEDKLLAELNKALRA; encoded by the exons atgttcaaaaatcACTTGGAAATGATTGGGCGCAATGAGAGCCCCAGCAAGAAGGCGAAATTCTGGCAGTCCTACATCAGGTCCCTGAAGG GCTCCGAGGATATCCGTGCCCACGAGGCGCCCCGTGCCTCTCGTCCCTACAGCTCCTACCTGGACTCGCCCTCCTACAGGAGCATCTACGACGAGCCCGCCACCGCCAACGAGCGCGTCCAGTCCTCTGGCTACAGATATCTGCCAGTGAGCCGCGACACCTACGGCTACTCGCCCCGTGCCATCTACGATCATCACTACAGCCGAACAA TTCCAGCTAACTACGACGCAGAGAAGGCCTGGAATGATCATCTGAAGCGCATGCAGGAGATCGAGCGCAG GTACCCATCTCGCTATGGTCTCTACTTGAAGGACAAGCCACTCACGCCCAACTCGCTGGTGCCCCTGGAGTACGAGCCAGAGGACAAGCTGCTGGCTGAGCTCAACAAGG
- the LOC117143883 gene encoding uncharacterized protein LOC117143883 isoform X11 yields the protein MFKNHLEMIGRNESPSKKAKFWQSYIRSLKGSEDIRAHEAPRASRPYSSYLDSPSYRSIYDEPATANERVQSSGYRYLPVSRDTYGYSPRAIYDHHYSRTKKAWNDHLKRMQEIERRYPSRYGLYLKDKPLTPNSLVPLEYEPEDKLLAELNKGKDIKDIF from the exons atgttcaaaaatcACTTGGAAATGATTGGGCGCAATGAGAGCCCCAGCAAGAAGGCGAAATTCTGGCAGTCCTACATCAGGTCCCTGAAGG GCTCCGAGGATATCCGTGCCCACGAGGCGCCCCGTGCCTCTCGTCCCTACAGCTCCTACCTGGACTCGCCCTCCTACAGGAGCATCTACGACGAGCCCGCCACCGCCAACGAGCGCGTCCAGTCCTCTGGCTACAGATATCTGCCAGTGAGCCGCGACACCTACGGCTACTCGCCCCGTGCCATCTACGATCATCACTACAGCCGAACAA AGAAGGCCTGGAATGATCATCTGAAGCGCATGCAGGAGATCGAGCGCAG GTACCCATCTCGCTATGGTCTCTACTTGAAGGACAAGCCACTCACGCCCAACTCGCTGGTGCCCCTGGAGTACGAGCCAGAGGACAAGCTGCTGGCTGAGCTCAACAAGGGTAAGGATATCAAAGACATTTTCTAA